Proteins encoded together in one Styela clava chromosome 12, kaStyClav1.hap1.2, whole genome shotgun sequence window:
- the LOC120330188 gene encoding germinal-center associated nuclear protein-like → MENKSSSDYESVHGRCLDMCPESEMKFREANRLLSLFEVMDGHEKIRHPKCDPTKCVKEFRRSAAGEKLNDADQLRPAKVLLQTVDYLLAKIATRRDVPFDVVYDFVFDRLRSVRQDMVIQQIHLKDPHLAACIIEKCYRFYAFALFVIKRYNLVSIDRHIHRTHMKQCLQSLVEIYRSFPVEKTLNNSSEFLACYVIFNSESNIFEEFLMNFSKGIRMEEPLQTAIQLYRAVLQNNFVRVFKLFSLLKSNEYYLPLLSFIENIQKYRTKVVSVLSHSHNSKQCSFPPEILLKWLLLSDRASVLQICAGHGMNVNEKSHVIFQKSNFSTPHECNVQESFIDSFESLQDMTDKVILSHNEEVVGS, encoded by the exons ATGGAAAATAAATCAAGCAGTGATTATGAGTCGGTGCATGGACGATGCCTGGATATGTGCCCAGAATCTGAAATGAAATTCAGAGAAGCAAATAGGTTACTTAGCTTATTTGAAGTTATGGATGGACATGAAAAAATCAGGCATCCAAAA TGTGATCCAACCAAATGTGTCAAAGAGTTTAGAAGATCTGCTGCTGGGGAAAAGTTGAATGATGCAGATCAGTTGCGACCTGCAAAAGTTTTGCTTCAAACTGTTGACTATCTTCTTGCAAAAATTGCAACTAGAAGAGATGTTCCATTTGATGTGGTATATGATTTCGTATTTGACAG ATTGAGAAGTGTTCGCCAAGATATGGTAATTCAACAAATACACTTGAAAGATCCACATCTTGCAGCTTGTATAATAGAGAAATGCTATCGTTTTTATGCTTTCGCTTTGTTTGTTATAAAGCGGTACAATCTCGTGTCAATAGACAGACATATTCACCGGACACATATGAAGCAATGTCTACAATCATTGGTAGAAATTTATAGATCTTTTCCGGTGGAAAAGACTCTTAACAACTCTTCAGAATTTTTAGCATGTTACGTGATATTCAATtcagaatcaaatatttttgaagaatttttgATGAACTTTTCTAAAGGAATAAGGATGGAAGAACCATTGCAAACTGCTATTCAATTATACCGTGCTGTGCTTCAAAATAACTTTGTCAGagttttcaaattgttttcgCTTCTTAAAAGCAACGAATATTATTTACCGTTATTATCTTttatagaaaatattcaaaaatataggaCTAAAGTTGTTTCTGTTCTTTCTCATTCCCATAATTCAAAACAATGTTCATTTCCACCTGAGATTTTATTGAAATGGTTGTTGCTAAGTGATCGTGCAAGTGTATTGCAAATTTGTGCAGGGCATGGCATGaatgtaaatgaaaaaagtCACGTCATTTTTCAGAAATCCAATTTTTCCACTCCACATGAATGTAATGTTCAGGAATCATTTATAGACAGCTTTGAATCTTTGCAAGATATGACTGATAAAGTAATATTGTCTCATAACGAAGAAGTTGTGGGGTCATAG
- the LOC120329665 gene encoding uncharacterized protein LOC120329665, producing MSHTHVLKNGKTVTIGQNGVTTITQNRSGQTVTKQYNMNNLHAGTLVGDGGHVKIGKGVVQVEKAEKPNYASPNPRVGPGVPVGGIAGRANMVKETTSSSVDSHVYVQQPRVKPPRAPVINPPMGGVRNQFNITGSTIGQVAIGNQGKTVFNNKTEHYHAGSHRSDYAISGGNFAQANIGGQATYNNQNTTIGEGGVGGPLSIDDLLYSDGVAEGQLIEILKKGMSTASLAEVLRSGRTIKEIHSFVSQQKEVKDYMVTSMLAGDGTKMEISESDTSDSDSD from the exons ATGTCTCACACCCATGTTCTTAAAA ATGGGAAGACGGTGACAATAGGACAAAATGGAGTAACGACTATTACTCAAAACCGCAGTGGACAAACAGTAACAAAGCAATACAATATGAATAACTTACATGCTGGCACTCTTGTTGGTGATGGTGGGCATGTTAAAATAGGAAAAGGTGTCGTGCAGGTTGAAAAGGCAGAAAAACCAAATTATGCTTCCCCAAATCCTCGTGTTGGGCCTGGTGTACCTGTTGGTGGAATAGCAGGCAGAGCAA ATATGGTAAAAGAAACAACTTCAAGTTCAGTAGATAGTCATGTGTATGTGCAACAACCTCGTGTAAAACCCCCTCGGGCCCCAGTGATCAATCCGCCTATGGGTGGAGTCAGAAATCAGTTCAACATCACTGGAAGCACCATTGGACAAGTTGCTATTGGTAACCAAGGAAAAACAGTCTTCAACAACAAGACAGAAC ATTACCATGCTGGGTCTCATAGGTCAGACTATGCAATTAGTGGAGGGAATTTCGCACAAGCTAACATTGGCGGACAAGCAACTTACAACAACCAAAATACTACGATTGGAGAAG gAGGAGTTGGTGGACCTCTCTCCATTGATGACTTGTTATATTCTGATGGTGTTGCTGAAGGACAACTGATTGAGATATTGAAGAAAGGAATGTCTACAGCAAGTCTAGCG GAGGTTTTAAGATCTGGAAGAACTATCAAAGAGATACACTCGTTCGTTTCACAACAAAAGGAAGTTAAGGATTATATGGTCACATCTATGTTGGCGGGTGATGGaacaaaaatggaaatttcGGAATCTGATACCAGTGATTCAGATTCTGACTAA